From Pseudomonas sp. LS1212, the proteins below share one genomic window:
- a CDS encoding helicase, which yields MKFRFLLWAMGLLMAKASRKNPAFQQQLTDKNLVFQLQTLDGKVARHFIVKDMRITSRSGTVPEPAFAIAFKDAAFGFQTLQAQNKQLAFMQGIQDKTIQIKGNPALVIWFQGLTKYLKPKKKA from the coding sequence ATGAAGTTCCGCTTTCTTCTCTGGGCCATGGGGCTGCTGATGGCCAAGGCCAGCCGCAAGAATCCCGCTTTCCAACAGCAACTGACCGACAAGAACCTGGTGTTCCAGCTGCAGACGCTGGACGGCAAGGTTGCGCGCCATTTCATCGTCAAGGACATGCGCATCACCAGCAGGAGCGGGACGGTACCGGAGCCGGCCTTCGCCATTGCCTTCAAGGATGCGGCATTCGGTTTCCAGACTTTGCAGGCCCAGAACAAGCAGCTGGCTTTCATGCAGGGTATTCAGGACAAGACCATTCAGATCAAGGGCAACCCGGCGCTGGTGATCTGGTTCCAGGGGTTGACCAAATACCTCAAGCCAAAGAAAAAGGCCTGA
- a CDS encoding HU family DNA-binding protein gives MRKPELAAAIAEKADLTKEQANRVLNAVLEEITSALHRKDSVTLVGFGTFLQRHRGARTGKNPQTGEPVKIKASNTVAFKPGKFLKDSVNP, from the coding sequence ATGCGTAAACCAGAACTCGCAGCCGCCATCGCTGAAAAAGCGGATCTCACTAAAGAACAAGCCAATCGCGTCCTCAACGCCGTTCTCGAAGAAATCACCAGCGCATTGCACCGTAAAGACAGTGTGACCCTGGTCGGCTTCGGCACCTTCCTGCAGCGCCACCGTGGCGCCCGCACAGGCAAGAACCCGCAAACCGGTGAGCCAGTGAAGATCAAGGCCAGCAATACCGTTGCTTTCAAGCCGGGCAAATTCCTGAAAGATAGTGTCAATCCTTGA
- a CDS encoding aminoacyl-tRNA deacylase and HDOD domain-containing protein, with protein MTEVALDTAPPHAPSVIRLLLDKLGVSYCEVIEQPGLQTARKVQSVLLEDSVGALMVLYPQTQLLDLGRLAERTGRSLTAVPLERLERMLGKHSLNILPGLPALTSSPCLYEEQLMREASLLVNSGEPGVMLEISSEDFKKMLTKASAANFGEPLDEIKRNLDRPDHDHQEISKAVQAFTARRIQQRLEATIEIPPLAETAQKIIKLRVDPNATIDDITGVVETDPALAAQVVSWAASPYYASPGKIRSVEDAIVRVLGFDLVINLALGLALGKTLSLPKDQPQQTTPYWQQSIYTAAVIEGLTRAMPRAERPETGLTYLAGLLHNFGYLVLAHVFPPHFSLICRHLEVNPHACHSYVEQHLLGISREQIGSWLMRYWDMPDELATALRFQNDACYDGEHAAYPNLVCLAVRLLRSRGIGSGPVESIPDELLDRLSLSRTKAEDVVNKVLEAEVLLRELASQFTPGSNA; from the coding sequence ATGACTGAAGTTGCCCTGGATACCGCACCCCCGCACGCACCGTCTGTCATTCGGCTGTTGCTCGACAAGCTGGGTGTCAGCTACTGCGAAGTGATAGAGCAGCCGGGCCTGCAAACAGCGCGCAAGGTGCAGTCGGTGCTGCTGGAAGATTCAGTCGGTGCGCTCATGGTGCTGTACCCGCAAACCCAGCTGCTGGACCTGGGCCGCCTCGCCGAGCGCACCGGCCGCAGCCTGACCGCTGTCCCGCTGGAGCGCCTGGAGCGCATGCTCGGCAAGCACAGCCTGAACATTCTGCCCGGATTGCCGGCGCTTACCAGTTCGCCTTGCCTGTATGAAGAGCAACTGATGCGCGAGGCCAGCCTGCTGGTCAATTCGGGCGAGCCCGGCGTAATGTTGGAAATCAGCAGTGAAGACTTCAAGAAAATGCTGACCAAGGCCAGCGCGGCGAACTTCGGCGAGCCACTGGACGAAATCAAGCGAAACCTCGATCGTCCAGACCACGATCACCAGGAAATCAGCAAGGCCGTTCAGGCCTTCACGGCTCGGCGTATCCAGCAACGTCTGGAAGCAACCATCGAGATCCCGCCGCTGGCTGAAACCGCTCAGAAGATCATCAAGCTGCGGGTCGATCCCAATGCCACCATCGACGACATCACTGGCGTGGTCGAGACCGACCCGGCGCTGGCGGCCCAGGTTGTCAGCTGGGCCGCCTCGCCGTATTACGCCTCCCCTGGCAAGATTCGCTCGGTAGAGGATGCAATCGTTCGGGTCCTGGGCTTCGATCTGGTGATCAATCTGGCGCTGGGCCTGGCGCTGGGGAAAACCCTCAGCCTGCCCAAGGATCAACCGCAGCAGACCACGCCGTACTGGCAGCAGTCGATCTATACCGCCGCCGTCATCGAAGGCCTGACCCGTGCCATGCCTCGTGCAGAGCGACCGGAAACCGGCCTCACATACCTGGCCGGGCTACTGCACAACTTCGGCTACCTGGTGCTGGCGCATGTCTTTCCGCCGCACTTCTCATTGATTTGCCGCCATCTGGAAGTCAACCCGCATGCGTGCCACAGCTATGTGGAACAGCACCTGCTGGGTATCAGCCGGGAACAGATCGGTTCCTGGTTGATGCGTTACTGGGATATGCCCGACGAATTGGCTACCGCCTTGCGCTTCCAGAACGATGCTTGCTATGACGGCGAACATGCCGCCTACCCGAACCTGGTTTGCCTGGCCGTGCGCCTGCTGCGCAGCCGCGGCATCGGTTCCGGTCCGGTCGAAAGCATCCCCGACGAGCTGCTTGACCGCTTGAGCCTCAGCCGCACCAAGGCCGAGGATGTGGTCAACAAGGTGCTTGAGGCGGAAGTATTGCTGCGCGAACTGGCTTCGCAGTTCACGCCGGGCTCGAACGCCTGA
- the recG gene encoding ATP-dependent DNA helicase RecG — protein MTELSKVSVTALKGVGEAMAEKLAKVGLENLQDVLFHLPLRYQDRTRVVPIGALRPGQDAVIEGVVSGTDVVMGKRRSLLVRLGDGTGVLSLRFYHFSNAQKDGLKRGTHLRCYGEARPGASGLEIYHPEYRALTGDEAIPVEQTLTPIYPTTEGLTQQRLRQLCQQSLAMLGPRSLPDWLPAELARDHRLAPLDDAIRYLHHPPADADVDELAEGQHWAQHRLAFEELLTHQLSQQRLRESLRSQRAPALPKASRLPAQYLANLGFAPTGAQQRVGNEIAYDLSQPEPMLRLIQGDVGAGKTVVAALAALQALEAGYQVALMAPTEILAEQHYVTFKRWLEPLGVEVAWLAGKLKGKNRTAALEQIAGGAPMVVGTHALFQDEVKFNNLALVIIDEQHRFGVQQRLALRQKGVGGRLCPHQLIMTATPIPRTLAMSAYADLDTSILDELPPGRTPVNTVLVADSRRIEVVERVRNACAQGRQAYWVCTLIEESEELTCQAAETSYEELTSALGELRVGLIHGRMKPAEKAAVMAQFKQGALQLLVATTVIEVGVDVPNASLMIIENPERLGLAQLHQLRGRVGRGSAASHCVLLYHPPLSQIGRERLGIMRETNDGFVIAEKDLELRGPGEMLGTRQTGLLQFKVADLMRDADLLPAVRDAAQALLSRWPEHVSPLLERWLRHGQQYGQV, from the coding sequence ATGACCGAGTTGTCGAAAGTGTCGGTCACGGCACTCAAGGGCGTAGGCGAGGCCATGGCCGAGAAGCTCGCCAAGGTCGGCCTGGAGAACCTTCAGGACGTGCTGTTTCACCTGCCCTTGCGTTATCAGGACCGCACCCGCGTGGTGCCGATCGGCGCGCTGCGTCCCGGCCAGGATGCAGTGATCGAAGGCGTGGTCAGCGGCACCGACGTGGTCATGGGCAAGCGCCGCAGCCTGTTGGTGCGCCTTGGCGACGGGACCGGCGTGCTGAGTCTGCGCTTTTACCATTTCAGCAACGCGCAGAAGGATGGCCTCAAGCGCGGCACCCACCTGCGCTGCTATGGCGAGGCTCGCCCCGGTGCCTCGGGCCTGGAAATCTACCACCCGGAATATCGCGCCTTGACCGGCGATGAAGCCATCCCGGTGGAGCAGACCCTGACCCCGATCTACCCGACGACCGAAGGCCTGACCCAGCAGCGGCTGCGGCAATTATGCCAGCAGAGCCTGGCCATGCTTGGCCCGCGCAGCCTGCCGGACTGGCTGCCAGCGGAATTGGCCCGCGACCACCGCCTGGCGCCGCTGGACGACGCCATTCGCTACTTGCACCATCCACCGGCCGATGCCGACGTGGACGAACTCGCCGAAGGCCAGCACTGGGCCCAGCATCGCCTGGCCTTCGAAGAACTCCTGACCCACCAACTGTCGCAACAGCGCTTGCGCGAAAGCCTGCGCTCGCAGCGCGCGCCGGCCTTGCCCAAGGCCAGTCGGTTGCCCGCTCAATACCTGGCCAACCTGGGCTTTGCACCCACTGGCGCCCAACAGCGGGTCGGCAACGAGATTGCCTATGACCTCAGCCAGCCAGAACCCATGCTGCGCCTGATCCAGGGCGACGTCGGCGCGGGCAAGACCGTGGTCGCCGCCCTGGCCGCCTTGCAGGCGCTTGAGGCCGGCTATCAGGTCGCACTGATGGCGCCGACCGAAATCCTCGCCGAACAGCACTACGTTACCTTCAAGCGCTGGCTGGAGCCGCTGGGTGTCGAGGTTGCCTGGCTGGCCGGCAAGCTCAAGGGCAAGAACCGCACCGCGGCCCTTGAACAGATCGCCGGCGGCGCCCCTATGGTGGTGGGTACCCACGCGCTGTTCCAGGACGAAGTGAAGTTCAACAACCTGGCGCTGGTGATTATCGACGAACAGCACCGCTTCGGCGTCCAGCAGCGCCTGGCCTTGCGCCAGAAAGGCGTCGGTGGCCGGCTCTGCCCTCACCAATTGATCATGACCGCCACCCCGATCCCGCGCACGCTGGCAATGAGTGCCTACGCCGATCTGGATACATCGATCCTCGACGAACTACCGCCAGGGCGTACACCCGTCAATACCGTGCTGGTGGCCGATAGCCGGCGCATCGAGGTGGTCGAACGAGTCCGCAACGCCTGTGCCCAGGGGCGCCAGGCGTACTGGGTGTGTACGCTGATCGAAGAATCGGAAGAGCTGACGTGCCAGGCCGCCGAAACCTCCTACGAGGAACTGACCAGTGCCTTGGGTGAACTGCGCGTCGGTCTGATCCACGGGCGCATGAAACCTGCCGAGAAAGCCGCGGTCATGGCCCAATTCAAGCAAGGGGCGCTGCAGTTGCTGGTGGCGACCACGGTGATAGAAGTCGGGGTCGACGTGCCCAATGCCAGCCTGATGATCATCGAGAACCCCGAGCGCCTGGGGCTTGCCCAACTGCACCAGTTGCGCGGTCGGGTCGGTCGAGGCAGCGCTGCCAGCCATTGCGTACTGCTGTATCACCCGCCACTGTCGCAGATCGGCCGAGAGCGCCTGGGCATCATGCGCGAAACCAACGATGGCTTCGTGATTGCCGAGAAAGACCTCGAACTGCGCGGCCCTGGCGAAATGCTCGGTACCCGGCAGACCGGCCTGCTGCAGTTCAAGGTCGCGGACCTGATGCGCGATGCCGATCTGCTGCCTGCCGTACGCGATGCTGCACAAGCATTGCTGTCACGCTGGCCGGAGCATGTGAGCCCGCTGCTGGAGCGCTGGCTGCGGCATGGGCAGCAATATGGCCAGGTGTAA
- a CDS encoding NAD(P)/FAD-dependent oxidoreductase produces the protein MTAPVVIVGTGLAGYNLAREFRKLDGETPLLLITADDGRSYSKPMLSTGFGKNKDADGLSMAEPGAMAEQLKAEVRTHTRISGIDPGHKRLWIGEEEVPYRDLVLAWGAETVRVAVEGDASDAIFPINDLEDYARFRAAAAGKRRVLLLGAGLIGCEFANDLIVGGYEVDVVAPCEQVMPTLLHPAAATAVQAGLESLGARFHLGPVLTRLQRSATGLEAHLSDGELIECDLVISAIGLRPRIDMAAAAGLMVNRGVVVDRQLKTSHANIYALGDCAEVDGLNLLYVMPLMSCARALARTLAGNPTAVVYGPMPITVKTPVCPLVVSPPPRGMEGAWTVEGQGGDIKALCRDTAGNLLGYALTGAAVMEKLAFNKQLPPLLA, from the coding sequence ATGACTGCACCTGTCGTGATAGTGGGCACAGGCCTGGCGGGCTACAACCTGGCCCGGGAATTTCGCAAGCTCGATGGCGAAACGCCGTTGCTGCTGATCACCGCAGATGATGGTCGTTCCTATTCCAAGCCGATGCTTTCGACCGGCTTTGGCAAGAATAAGGACGCCGATGGCCTGAGCATGGCCGAACCCGGTGCCATGGCCGAGCAGCTGAAGGCCGAGGTGCGCACCCATACCCGCATCAGCGGGATCGATCCGGGGCACAAACGCCTCTGGATCGGTGAGGAAGAGGTGCCCTATCGCGACCTGGTATTGGCCTGGGGTGCTGAAACCGTGAGGGTTGCGGTAGAAGGTGATGCCAGCGATGCGATTTTCCCCATCAATGACCTGGAAGACTATGCCCGCTTTCGCGCGGCGGCAGCGGGCAAGCGCCGGGTGCTGCTGTTGGGGGCCGGTCTTATTGGCTGTGAATTCGCCAACGATCTGATTGTTGGTGGCTATGAGGTCGATGTGGTGGCGCCGTGCGAACAGGTCATGCCGACGCTGTTGCATCCGGCTGCCGCCACGGCCGTCCAGGCAGGTCTGGAGAGCCTCGGTGCGCGTTTCCACCTGGGGCCGGTGCTTACCCGCCTGCAGCGCTCTGCCACGGGCCTGGAGGCGCACCTGTCCGACGGCGAGCTGATCGAATGCGATCTGGTGATTTCGGCCATCGGCCTGCGCCCTCGTATCGATATGGCCGCGGCTGCCGGCTTGATGGTCAATCGCGGGGTGGTGGTCGATCGTCAGCTCAAGACTTCGCACGCCAACATTTATGCACTGGGTGACTGCGCCGAGGTCGATGGCCTCAACCTGCTCTATGTCATGCCGCTGATGAGTTGCGCCCGGGCACTGGCCAGGACCCTGGCCGGCAACCCGACCGCCGTGGTTTATGGCCCGATGCCGATTACCGTCAAAACGCCGGTTTGCCCGCTGGTGGTGTCGCCGCCGCCGCGTGGCATGGAGGGTGCCTGGACGGTCGAAGGTCAGGGTGGGGACATCAAGGCGCTGTGCCGCGATACTGCCGGCAACCTGCTCGGATATGCCCTCACGGGCGCCGCAGTCATGGAGAAGCTGGCGTTCAACAAGCAGCTCCCACCCCTTTTGGCGTAA
- a CDS encoding hydrogen peroxide-inducible genes activator produces MTLTELRYIVTLAQEQHFGHAAERCHVSQPTLSVGVKKLEDELGVLIFERSKSAVRLTPVGEGIVAQAQKVLEQAQGIRELAQAGKNQLTAPLKVGAIYTVGPYLFPHLIPQLHRAAPQMPLYIEENFTHVLRDKLRNGELDAVIIALPFNEADVLTLPLYDEPFYVLMPSEHAWTKKETIDASLLNDKSLLLLGEGHCFRDQVLEACPTLAKGNDGAKHTTVESSSLETIRHMVASGLGISILPLSAVHSHHYAPGIIEVRPMSPPVPFRTVAIAWRASFPRPKAIELLADSIRLCSVAKPPVAK; encoded by the coding sequence ATGACTCTCACAGAATTGCGCTACATCGTCACCCTCGCCCAGGAACAGCACTTCGGCCATGCGGCCGAGCGTTGCCATGTCAGCCAGCCGACCCTGTCGGTCGGGGTCAAGAAGCTTGAAGACGAACTCGGCGTGCTGATTTTCGAGCGCAGCAAAAGTGCCGTGCGCCTGACGCCGGTTGGCGAGGGAATCGTGGCGCAAGCCCAGAAGGTCCTTGAGCAGGCCCAGGGTATTCGCGAGCTGGCCCAGGCGGGCAAGAACCAGCTGACCGCACCGCTCAAGGTTGGCGCGATCTATACCGTGGGGCCCTACCTGTTCCCGCACCTGATCCCGCAATTGCACCGGGCTGCCCCGCAGATGCCGTTGTACATCGAAGAAAACTTCACCCACGTGCTGCGCGACAAGCTGCGCAATGGGGAACTCGATGCAGTGATCATCGCCCTGCCGTTCAATGAAGCCGACGTGCTGACGCTGCCGCTGTACGACGAACCGTTCTACGTATTGATGCCCAGCGAACATGCCTGGACGAAAAAGGAAACCATCGACGCCAGCCTGCTCAACGACAAGAGCCTGTTGCTGCTCGGCGAAGGCCATTGTTTCCGCGATCAAGTGCTGGAAGCCTGCCCCACCTTGGCCAAGGGCAACGACGGCGCCAAGCACACGACAGTGGAGTCCAGCTCGCTGGAGACAATCCGGCATATGGTCGCCTCCGGCCTGGGCATCTCGATCCTGCCGCTGTCGGCCGTCCACAGCCATCACTATGCTCCCGGGATCATCGAAGTGCGCCCAATGTCACCACCGGTTCCTTTCCGCACCGTTGCGATCGCCTGGCGCGCCAGTTTCCCGCGGCCCAAGGCCATCGAGCTGCTTGCCGACTCGATCCGCCTGTGCTCGGTGGCCAAGCCACCTGTTGCGAAGTAA
- a CDS encoding chorismate lyase: protein MTAPHWLQQPSLSERPEATILDWLFDQGSLTRRLTQLSADHFSVTPLYEGWQPLRDDECLALDLAPNSLGWVREVYLRGHGQPWVFARSVAARSALEQGGLNMDELGTRSLGELLFCDQAFARRAIEACHYPTAWLPLEHAQAGLWARRSRFDRDGLSLLVAEVFLPALWQIVCPLQKDH from the coding sequence ATGACCGCCCCGCATTGGCTCCAGCAGCCATCGCTCAGCGAGCGTCCCGAGGCGACGATCCTCGACTGGTTGTTCGACCAGGGATCGCTGACCCGCCGCTTGACGCAACTATCCGCCGATCATTTCAGCGTGACACCCCTTTACGAGGGCTGGCAACCGCTGCGCGACGACGAATGCCTGGCGCTGGATCTGGCCCCCAACAGCCTTGGCTGGGTGCGCGAAGTGTATCTGCGCGGCCACGGCCAGCCCTGGGTTTTCGCCCGCAGCGTCGCGGCCCGCAGCGCCCTGGAGCAGGGCGGGTTGAACATGGATGAGCTGGGTACTCGTTCGCTCGGCGAGCTGCTGTTCTGCGATCAGGCCTTTGCCCGCCGCGCAATTGAAGCCTGTCATTACCCGACAGCCTGGCTGCCGCTCGAGCATGCCCAGGCCGGTTTGTGGGCACGCCGCTCGCGTTTTGACCGCGACGGCTTGAGCCTGCTGGTTGCCGAAGTCTTTCTGCCCGCTCTATGGCAGATCGTCTGCCCGCTTCAGAAGGACCACTGA
- a CDS encoding rubredoxin translates to MKKWQCVVCGLIYNEAEGWPDDDIAPGTRWEDVPADWLCPDCGVGKMDFEMIEIG, encoded by the coding sequence ATGAAGAAGTGGCAGTGCGTGGTATGTGGCCTGATTTACAACGAGGCCGAAGGTTGGCCGGATGACGACATCGCGCCTGGCACTCGCTGGGAAGATGTCCCCGCTGACTGGCTCTGCCCGGATTGCGGCGTGGGCAAAATGGATTTCGAGATGATCGAAATCGGCTGA
- the ubiA gene encoding 4-hydroxybenzoate octaprenyltransferase gives MYQSLLKSLNRVHPRAWDFVQLTRMEKPIGIYLLLWPTLWALWIAGEGSPSLANVLIFVTGVVLMRAAGCVINDFADRKVDGHVKRTEQRPLVSGKVTSREALVLFAVLVALSFVLVLCTNATTVWLSFGGLALAASYPFMKRYTYYPQVVLGAAFSWGMPMGFTAETGNLPAAAWLLYIANLLWTVGYDTYYAMTDRDDDLKIGVKSTAILFGDADRLIIIILQASALGCLLLAGARFELGLWFHIGLLGAALCFVWEYWYTRERERQACFEAFLHNHWAGLLIFLGIVVDYAMR, from the coding sequence ATGTACCAGAGCCTGCTCAAATCCTTGAACCGCGTGCATCCGCGCGCCTGGGACTTCGTCCAGCTCACGCGCATGGAAAAGCCCATCGGCATCTACCTGCTGCTGTGGCCAACCTTGTGGGCACTGTGGATCGCCGGCGAAGGGTCGCCGTCGCTGGCCAATGTCCTGATTTTCGTCACAGGCGTGGTGCTGATGCGCGCCGCAGGCTGCGTGATCAACGATTTTGCCGACCGCAAGGTCGATGGTCATGTCAAACGCACCGAGCAGCGCCCGCTGGTCAGCGGCAAGGTCACCTCGCGCGAGGCGCTGGTGCTGTTTGCGGTGCTGGTGGCCTTGAGCTTTGTGCTGGTGCTCTGCACCAACGCCACCACCGTCTGGCTGTCGTTCGGCGGACTGGCGCTGGCGGCGAGCTATCCCTTCATGAAGCGCTATACCTACTACCCGCAAGTGGTGCTGGGCGCAGCGTTCTCCTGGGGCATGCCGATGGGCTTTACCGCCGAAACCGGCAACTTGCCGGCTGCCGCCTGGCTGCTGTACATCGCCAACCTGCTGTGGACCGTGGGCTACGATACCTATTACGCAATGACCGACCGCGACGACGACCTGAAGATCGGGGTGAAATCCACCGCGATCCTGTTCGGTGACGCCGATCGGCTGATCATTATCATTCTGCAGGCATCGGCGCTCGGCTGCCTGTTGCTGGCCGGGGCCCGCTTCGAGCTGGGCCTGTGGTTCCACATCGGCCTGCTGGGCGCGGCGCTATGCTTCGTCTGGGAGTACTGGTACACCCGCGAGCGCGAGCGTCAGGCCTGTTTCGAGGCTTTCCTGCACAATCACTGGGCCGGGTTGCTGATTTTTCTCGGTATCGTGGTCGATTACGCCATGCGCTGA